Genomic segment of Arachis hypogaea cultivar Tifrunner chromosome 16, arahy.Tifrunner.gnm2.J5K5, whole genome shotgun sequence:
TTGGTTTATCTATGTGAATATTTTCTGTTTAACTCCTATTTGCCTTACTTGCTGTAATTGTCTttgtctgtgcttgaaattctctATTTGTGCTTGTTACTACTACTAAATAAATTACTGGATATTAAATTACTGAgattaaatcattatgacatggAGAGAATTGATGACTTGTATGGAGAATAATTGAGAGTCTGAAATCACTAGTTTAGTTGAAACTTAGTTTGATTTTTCCTGTTTGGATTTAGAAAGGACTTTAGACTTGAATTTTGTGTTGGTTGGAGTTTAGAATTATCTAGTGGGTTCATATCTTTTTACATACTCTCTATTTGGAATTACTACTCTAATGGAAATCTTTGGGTTCTCACCCCATTGTGgaactatttattttatagatacaGGATGTAAGACACCTTATTGAGCGTGCTAGATTTCTCTCGGAAGCGAATACACTcttttgggattttattttgtatcttagtatattatatttttcactTTTGAATATGTCTTTGTATATCCCTCTTAGAGATTGATTTTGGAGAaacatgtatttttttattttgtgtactTCTGGGATGTGTTGTAGTTTCTAACCGGCATTGTCTTCGGGGGTCGAGACTAGTACTTACTATGTATCTCCTTTtgaatcttatatatatatatatatatatatatttttttttttctgtatatcGGTGCAGTATATCTTTGATGTTTTGAGTGAGATGCGCTTGTCGTTTCGTTATTTTTTTTACAGGCTATTAGCTATATTACTATCTTTtaaatatatgtatgtatttttttaGGTATCGTAATGCCTTACTACCACTGATTTACGACTATAGCGTAAAAGTttgtgtgatagggtgttacagaaGGTATTCATCGGAAACGCATTTTGTAAACCCAGCCACATCATCATCTTTATCTTTTCTGGAAAATTACAATGCCAAATCCACCTACAGTTGCTATtaccattcccatttaatttcttcttcaagagccaacGATAATCTTCTCTAGAACTATAAATCTTTAAAGCTGCAGGCCACCAATTCCATCCGGGCTTCAAATCAGACATAAGCAGAGACCAAATGCTATGAAGAAACTGTTTGTTTTTATGAGAAATTGGCGCGACAAGTCTTTCTTCCTCCCAAGCCCCATTGCTCCACAAATGTGTTAGATCATAAAGTTTACTGAGAGGAGTCCACTTATCATACCAAATCGATTATTGCCATTAGATGCTACTCATGTGATTGAAAATCCGGAAGTATTTATGAGTTAGAACCTGCACCTACAATTTGTTCTTATTATCTCTAGAAGAtcgatttatttttatatatcttgGACAGAGAAACttaaatatttcatattttaaaaaataaaaaatatttttatatttttaattagttaaaaacttATGTATTTTTGAATAACTACGTTATTACGTGTACgctaaaattagccactaaagtAAGCCATCAATATaaaaatacatgttgaaatacaaatacacattaaaaataaattaaattatatatgtatttatatataaatatattgattattaattttggtacgaataatattttttgttttcaaattaaaaaaattgagtatgTACCCAAATAAGTTCCTGACAAATTTTTATTACATTGaggtttttaaattttacaaaaataaaatatataagtttCTTTATCTTAGTTAAATCTAATATTTTCAGTTAAACAAATAAATTCTCAAAAGTATGACACAATAATCTATATATCTTATttctataaaattcaaaaatctcaacgtagtaaatttttttaaatacaaaaatatccaatataaaaattttcaagaatccATTTAGATATATACTCTAATAAATTAGacatctatttattttttttttcttagtatTACTGTTATCTTACCGCCTCAAGTATCAACTTCAACCTAAGAAACttcttagtcaccaaaaaaaaaaacctaagaaaCTTCTTGAGTTTGAGGCATCTTCCGACTTCGATAATAATCTCGTCTTCTTCTCTCTTATTTCTTCGCTTTTTGCGGCGGCTGCACTCTTCTTCCCCCCTAGGTGGCGGCGAGGTTCCATTTTCCCCCCTCTCACTTCTCTCTCTGCTTTTTACGCTCTGATTCTCTTGCTTGGTGCTTATCTTCTACTCTTTCTCTCCTAATGCATATTCCATTTACTTTTCAAACACTCATATATCTTGTTTTCCCAATTTTCTTATATATTGGTTTTTCTAGAAGCAAAATCTTTCCACTGCACATCATTTAATACCCTTGCCCTGTGAATCTGTCTCAGCATCATTCTATgcgagtttatttatttttattttatttatgcgaTTTTAGGGTTTTGTAATCCCCTCATCAACTCCTATGCTAAGTTCAAGACTTCCAAGACTTGGACCATGGATCGCCAAGCGCCTCTTCACAAGTAAATCACTgcatttttaactatttttttatgctTCCCTTTTTCTTAATTACCAATTTAATTTACATAATGTCCATTACATGTCAACAATATCTAATTCCGTTAAATCCATGATTCTAAAAAATCATTTTGGCAGGGAATTATGCATCCATTTATAGAGGAAGATACAATCAAAGCACCAGAAACAGTTTCCTGCAACCTCCGGCAGTAAGTATGATTGAATCATTCAATTTAAATCTTACGATTTTGGATATCTAAATTTGGCTCTTGGCTTTCTGTATATGATATTTGGCTGTTGTAACcattgccaaaaaaaaaaaaaaaaggaaacaaataCTAGATTTCAATCAATGGCGAGTTTACTGATGAAGCAAAGACTAGTATAAGAATTCAATTTTGGCCTTTGTTTGGCTGATACTATGAATAATctgtttttgtttgttatttgaaGTTCTGTTTACGAGTATGATGTAATTCTTATTGAACGGAATGGTAACTATGGATGCACAATTATGGAAGGTTATATATCATTCATAGAAATTGAAGCTTTTGAATGTATTAGGTGAGCTTGATAATAAGATTAGACATTCACCAGTTCAAGGGGTGTCGTCGTGTCGAGGAGTGTAATCATGAATGTTGTCCCATTAAGTCGAGATGACTGATGTGTTTGTGTATGACACAAGAATGGGAATTTAGATTTTGGTTATTTTGGAAATGTTAATTAATTTAGCATTTTTCTGTTGTTTTGGAAATGAGTTCATTTGCTTTTCATAATTTTGTCTCAACAGATTTCGTTGCTTTCGATTTCTTGTCATTAGAGATAGATTTCATTGTGACAACATTCGcaattggtaaaggaaataacCCCGGGATATGTAAATCTCTGAATGTTGTAATAGAATTTTACACTAGAAAAAGGAATCTAATGGGGAGTATGTGAGGATATATTAAAAACTTGGAATTTCTAGAATaatgtatatttaaaaatttCTCCAATTGGAAATTAAGTGCTATGATATTTGTGGATGCCATGTagattaaaattatatatgtatatatatttatggATTATTAGCTAAATAGTTTtataagatgttttttttttctgtggcATGTTTATATCTGTGTTTTTAatgctaattattattattattttgttaggTACAGTTTCAACAACTTTCTCTTAATAAGTTATATAATGGAGCTATGATTGGAAAACATAATTTCCTATCAACAACTAGCAATGAAGGGAATGAACAAAAGGAAACGTAagtcttcttttttttatctgaAAATATTATTGAAATTGCCTTTTCTATAGCAGTGTATGCATTTTCATGATGAGTGTAGTCAAGTAACATGATATACCTATATAAACTCACACTTTGCCTTCCCCAAATTAAACTGAGACACAATTGGAGCTAGGAATTTCATTGTTGCACCTCAATTCTCTATTTTTGTCCCTTTCCCTCCCCTGGCACTGTCCTTTACTGTTGCTCAACATATTATCCCAAAGCCTTCCCATAGACTATGTATCATACTTCTATGTTTCTCACTTTAAACTCTGTTGTCTTCTCTATTgcttttcctatatatatatattttgtataaattGGGAATATTTATCTATACTTCTCAAGTTGGCGGCCAGCTTTCCATCCACTATCCAGCTATAGCAGTTTTTGAGTAGGCCACATTGCATCTTGATCCAGGATTAGCTACTATGTTTTTGCACGATTCACCCTGATTGGAGAAGTTAAAAGTTATGCGATTTTGGTTTATAATGGTTCAGACAATTTTATTGGGAAGGTCACAGTTTGTGTGTAATCTACCTTTGTAGCTTATACTACTAAGTTGTAATGGTTGAATTTTTAATGGGATATGAGAACTTAATGCAAAGAATGCTAATCTCGTAGTGTGCATTTTACCAGTCTGGTTTTGTGCTCTTAACCATGGGGTTGTAATACTTTACCATCATAGAATGAGTTGAGTTGATGTTGGGGTGTGGTACTTCTGCCTAAATGGCACTAGTAGTGATTCCGGGCAAGTCTTGAGTTGTTGCTCTCAGTCATACTTTCTTGAAACATCTTTCATTCCATTGCTCTTGGCAGAGGACAATAATACTTATCAAATGCTAAACTAACATTTTAATAGTTGTTCAATGCTAACTTTACATAAGACATACAGCACAATTAATGCTTTATATTCCTTACATATTGGATTAGATGAACACAATGCATTGTGTAAGTGTGTCCTTACTCAATTAGATGAATGGTCGTATATCTTCAAAGCTTAGGGGTAAAAGTGCATGTTTATCATTTAGTTTCTTGCATGTTTATCATTTAGTTTCTTAGTCTTTGATCCAACTATGTGCAGGATATCTGTGACGTTTGTTGATAAGGATGGGGAGGAACAACATATTCGAGTCCCTGTTGGAATGTCCATGCTAGAAGCTGCACATGAAAACGACATTGAACTAGAAGGCAAGAAAATAATTGTACACTAAATTGTAtattatcaattttttcattctacactaaattgtatattttgattgttttgaaaataatttcttttgtttggatAACTTGCTCTGGTTGCTACCTTACTCATAATGGATATATTGACCCATGTCATACACccttatttttttaactaagcTTGCGAGTCTGTGTTTTGGGGCTATGGAAGTTGCATAGTAGTATATTTACTATTGATTCAGCTTAGGTTCACTTTTTCACGAGTTTTATAATATGTTGTTTTGCAGGGGCATGCGAGGGCTCACTTGCATGTTCAACTTGCCATGTTATAGTCatggtaaattaaattaatttatcatttttatgcaATTACTTATTATTTTCCACATA
This window contains:
- the LOC112755502 gene encoding uncharacterized protein isoform X1, with protein sequence MLSSRLPRLGPWIAKRLFTRNYASIYRGRYNQSTRNSFLQPPAVQFQQLSLNKLYNGAMIGKHNFLSTTSNEGNEQKETISVTFVDKDGEEQHIRVPVGMSMLEAAHENDIELEGACEGSLACSTCHVIVMDVEYYNKLEDPTDEENDMLDLAFGLSETSRLGCQVIAKPELDGIRLAIPAATRNFAVDGYVPKPH
- the LOC112755502 gene encoding uncharacterized protein isoform X2, translating into MLSSRLPRLGPWIAKRLFTRNYASIYRGRYNQSTRNSFLQPPAFQQLSLNKLYNGAMIGKHNFLSTTSNEGNEQKETISVTFVDKDGEEQHIRVPVGMSMLEAAHENDIELEGACEGSLACSTCHVIVMDVEYYNKLEDPTDEENDMLDLAFGLSETSRLGCQVIAKPELDGIRLAIPAATRNFAVDGYVPKPH